Proteins from one Xiphophorus hellerii strain 12219 chromosome 8, Xiphophorus_hellerii-4.1, whole genome shotgun sequence genomic window:
- the myo1hb gene encoding unconventional myosin-Ih has protein sequence MEASLTARDRVGIQDFVLLDAYTSERAFLDNLRKRFHENLIYTYIGTLLVSVNPYKDLDIYSKKQMDTYMGVNFFELPPHIYALADNVFRTMQSEFNNHFILISGESGAGKTEASKKILQFYAVSCPSTKLLNNVRDRLLLSNPVLEAFGNAKTLKNDNSSRFGKYMDIQFDHRGGAVGGHILSYLLEKSRVVHQNHGERNFHIFYQLVEGGEEDLLRWLGLERNCKNYRYLVQGDCAKVSSINDKSDWKTVRKALSVIDFSESDTEHLFGIIASVLHLGNLKFEADARGYATIKNNQEMHWVSKLLGIPNQVLQQGLTHRKIEAKTEEVLSPFSVEHAVYARDALAKAVYGRTFDWLVNKINESLANQDSSRKRVVGLLDIYGFEVFSVNSFEQFCINYCNEKLQQLFIQLTLKSEQEEYELEGIEWEPVPYFNNKIICDLVEEKFRGIISLLDEECLRPGEATDLTFLEKMEEKIGGHPHFVTHKLADKNTRKTLERGDFRLLHYAGEVTYCVVGFLDKNNNLLYRSGKEVMQHSKNGIIKHCFPSSEPDSKKRPETVVTQFKNSLVGLTEILMSKEPWYVRCIKPNESKQPAKFDDVLVRHQVKYLGLMEHLRVRRAGFAYRRKYELFLQRYKALCPDTWPNWKGTPAEGVRCLIKHLGYKTDEYKLGRTKIFIRHPRTLFATEDAFQVCKHQLATRIQAKYKGYRVKEEYLKQKAAATKIENCWRGLMARKERERRAWAVKVIKKFIKGFMTRNQPACIDNSEYLVYVRQNYLSRLKENLPKSVLDMDSWLTPPPILKEVSQLLQNVFVRYLVRQYVREITPQRKAQLLLKAQTSSMFKGKKENYPLSVCSPFVDTRIAFEDINLKVLQTIQHEHLKYGVPVVKYDRNGFRPRLRLLIFTQEAAYLVEETKIKQRIDFTSLKGVSVSNLSDNFLILHVTCDDIKQKGDLVLQCDFLYEALTKLSFIADKQSRIKVVQGSVRFDIQPGREGFVDFKSGQESMVYRAKNGHLMVESTRTR, from the exons ATGGAGGCCTCCCTGACGGCCCGGGATCGCGTGGGCATCCAGGATTTTGTTCTGCTGGACGCCTACACCAGTGAGCGTGCCTTTCTGGACAACCTGAGGAAACGCTTCCATGAGAACCTGATTTAT ACCTACATTGGGACGCTTCTGGTGTCGGTCAACCCGTATAAAGACTTGGACATCTACAGCAAGAAGCAAATGGACACCTATATGGGAGTTAACTTCTTTGAACTACCACCTCACAT TTATGCTTTGGCAGACAACGTTTTCCGCACCATGCAGTCGGAGTTCAACAATCACTTCATCCTGATCTCAGGAGAGAGCGGGGCTGGAAAGACAGAGGCCTCCAAAAAAATCCTGCAGTTCTACGCTGTCAGCTGTCCGAGCACCAAACTCCTGAACAACGTCCGGGACAGGCTGCTGCTCTCCAATCCAGTGCTTGAA GCTTTCGGAAATGCCAAAACCCTGAAAAACGACAACTCAAGCCGCTTTGGGAAATACATGGACATCCAGTTCGACCATCGG GGTGGAGCTGTGGGTGGTCACATCCTTAGTTACCTGCTGGAGAAGTCCCGCGTGGTTCACCAGAACCACGGTGAGAGAAACTTCCACATCTTCTACCAGCTggtggagggaggagaggaggattTGCTCCGCTGGCTGGGCCTGGAGAGAAACTGCAAGAACTACCGTTATCTGGTGCAA GGGGATTGTGCCAAAGTTAGCTCGATCAATGATAAAAGTGACTGGAAGACAGTGCGGAAAGCGCTGTCTGTCATAGACTTCAGCGAAAGTGACACTGAG CACCTGTTTGGTATTATTGCCAGTGTGCTCCACTTGGGAAACCTAAAGTTTGAAGCAGACGCTCGAGGATATGCCACCATCAAAAACAACCAGGAGATGCATTGGGTGTCAAAA TTGTTGGGTATTCCTAACCAGGTGCTACAACAGGGTTTAACCCACAGAAAGATAGAAGCCAAAACAGAAGAG GTGCTCAGCCCATTCTCAGTGGAACATGCTGTATATGCCAGGGATGCCCTTGCCAAAGCCGTCTATGGCCGAACCTTCGACTGGCTGGTCAACAAGATCAATGAATCACTGGCTAACCAG GATTCCTCCAGGAAAAGGGTGGTCGGCCTGCTGGACATCTATGGGTTTGAAGTTTTCAGTGTTAACAG CTTTGAACAGTTTTGCATCAACTACTGCAAcgagaagctgcagcagcttttcaTCCAGCTGACGCTTAAATCAGAGCAGGAGGAATACGAGCTGGAAGGGATTGAA TGGGAACCAGTGCCATATTTTAACAACAAGATAATCTGTGACCTTGTGGAGGAGAAATTCAGAGGAATCATCTCCTTGTTG GATGAGGAATGTTTGCGTCCTGGGGAGGCCACCGACCTCACCTTTCTggagaagatggaggaaaaGATTGGCGGCCATCCTCATTTTGTCAC acacaaacttgcagacaaaaacacaagaaaaacactGGAAAGAGGAGATTTCCGCCTCCTACACTATGCTGGGGAGGTTACATATTGTGTTGTTG GATTcttggacaaaaacaacaatctgtTGTATCGAAGTGGAAAAGAG GTCATGCAACACTCCAAAAATGGCATAATCAAACACTGCTTTCCCTCCTCTGAACCTGACAGCAAAAAGAGACCAGAAACT GTGGTGACCCAGTTTAAGAACAGCCTGGTTGGTCTGACTGAGATCCTAATGTCCAAAGAGCCTTGGTATGTGCGCTGCATCAAACCGAATGAATCCAAACAACCAG CAAAATTTGATGATGTGCTGGTGAGACATCAGGTTAAATACCTGGGGCTCATGGAGCACCTCAGGGTCAGGCGAGCCGGCTTTGCATACCGACGCAAATATGAGCTCTTTCTCCAGAG GTATAAAGCTCTGTGTCCAGACACTTGGCCCAACTGGAAAGGTACGCCAGCAGAGGGTGTTCGCTGCCTCATTAAACACCTGGGCTACAAAACTGATGAGTATAAGTTAGGCAG GACGAAGATTTTCATCCGCCATCCCCGGACTCTGTTTGCAACAGAAGACGCCTTTCAGGTCTGCAAGCATCAGCTTG CAACAAGGATTCAAGCCAAATACAAAGGTTACAGAGTGAAAGAAGAGTACCTGAAACAGAAAGCGGCTG CCACTAAAATTGAGAACTGCTGGAGAGGTTTGATGGCGAGGAAGGAGCGTGAAAGGAGAGCTTGGGCGGTCAAGGTCATCAAGAA ATTCATCAAAGGTTTCATGACCAGAAATCAACCAGCCTGCATCGACAACAGTGAGTACCTGGTCTATGTGAGGCAGAACTACCTCAGCCGCCTGAAGGAAAACCTTCCCAAATCGGTCCTGGACATGGACTCGTGGCTCACCCCGCCACCCATTTTAAAGGAG gtcTCGCAGCTCTTGCAGAACGTCTTCGTTCGCTATTTGGTGAGGCAGTACGTCCGAGAAATCACCCCACAAAGGAAAGCTCAG cTTCTCCTCAAAGCCCAAACAAGCTCCAtgttcaaaggaaaaaaagaaaactacccACTCAGTGTGTGCAGCCCGTTTGTTGACACGAGGATTG CTTTCGAAGACATTAACCTCAAGGTCCTTCAGACAATTCAGCATGAGCACCTCAAG TACGGCGTTCCAGTGGTGAAGTACGACAGGAACGGGTTCAGGCCTCGTCTTCGGCTGCTCATCTTCACTCAGGAAGCCGCCTACTTGGTCGAAGAAACAAAGATCAAGCAGCGGATTGATTTCACCTCGTTGAAAG GTGTGTCTGTGAGCAACCTGAGCGACAACTTCCTCATCCTCCATGTTACATGTGATGATATCAAACAAAAG GGAGATCTGGTTCTGCAGTGCGACTTCCTCTACGAGGCTCTGACTAAGCTCAGTTTTATTGCTGACAAGCAGAGCCGTATCAAAGTGGTTCAGGGGAG TGTGAGGTTTGACATTCAGCCTGGCAGAGAGGGATTTGTTGACTTCAAAAGTGGCCAGGAATCCATGGTCTACAGAGCAAAGAACGGCCACTTGATGGTG GAATCAACAAGAACCAGATGA